From one Bacteriovorax sp. BAL6_X genomic stretch:
- a CDS encoding CoA transferase, producing MSNTQGRPLAGKTIIDFSHRLPGPLAGKLLAGLGANVIKIEDAKFKDPFIYGLFAEMDNSFPKWYEELNECKTVKRFDFKSEEDIKEIQKLVFEADGIIMGIPGKIQDKLGISVKTIEETVKHSYGIVIPKASKEHMSHMHDLNALAMTGLLSLHLRNINSIEDVAPPFLPLAGINFGQKMAFDLLGAMFKAQETKDVQIIESYLYESTQEVFDAFWPKSIRETDHKFLHNGLYPCYNIYQTKDHEFVVMACVEEKFWQSFKEAFKFDSTDDERFETSGTIHKRLKDLFFSMTAQDVRNTLGNLDICINVIK from the coding sequence ATGAGTAATACTCAGGGAAGGCCACTTGCAGGTAAAACAATCATTGATTTTTCACACCGCCTACCAGGGCCTCTAGCAGGAAAACTTCTTGCAGGCCTTGGTGCAAATGTCATTAAGATTGAAGATGCAAAATTTAAAGATCCTTTTATCTATGGCCTCTTTGCTGAAATGGATAACTCATTTCCTAAATGGTACGAAGAGTTAAATGAATGTAAAACGGTAAAGCGCTTCGATTTTAAAAGTGAAGAAGATATTAAAGAGATTCAAAAACTTGTTTTTGAAGCAGATGGAATCATTATGGGAATTCCAGGAAAGATTCAAGACAAGCTTGGGATCTCTGTTAAAACAATTGAAGAAACAGTAAAACACAGTTACGGAATCGTTATTCCGAAGGCATCAAAAGAGCATATGAGCCATATGCATGACTTGAATGCCCTAGCAATGACAGGTCTTCTAAGTCTTCATCTAAGAAATATCAACTCAATTGAAGATGTCGCTCCTCCGTTTTTACCTCTTGCAGGTATTAACTTTGGACAAAAAATGGCCTTTGATCTCCTAGGTGCAATGTTTAAGGCACAAGAGACTAAGGATGTACAAATCATTGAGTCTTACTTATACGAGTCAACTCAAGAAGTTTTTGATGCTTTCTGGCCTAAATCTATTAGAGAGACAGATCACAAGTTTCTCCATAATGGACTATACCCTTGCTACAATATCTATCAGACAAAAGATCATGAATTTGTTGTTATGGCATGTGTTGAGGAAAAGTTCTGGCAATCGTTTAAAGAAGCCTTTAAGTTTGATTCAACTGATGATGAAAGATTTGAAACAAGTGGAACTATCCATAAGAGACTAAAAGATCTCTTCTTCTCAATGACTGCCCAAGATGTACGAAACACCCTAGGCAACCTTGATATTTGTATTAACGTAATAAAGTAA
- a CDS encoding thioredoxin domain-containing protein, protein MTDIGFNRLKDESSTYLKQHKDNPVHWYPWGPEALSRATEENKPIFLSIGYSSCHWCHVMAEESFCDEETAKYLNENFINIKVDREEHPDIDNYYQQACQLFTNGGGWPLSAFLLPNLKPFFVGTYFPKEAKGKATPFMEVLAELVRAYNDDNATVTENANKAFDAIEKGFISPENVDFQGHFPHPNSVLDVLDKFKDEENGGFGEAPKFPQLAFYEWAIEQMLEGVVKKEHGEHIVKSLERMLMGGVYDQVRGGLHRYSTDNKWTVPHFEKMLYDQAGLLKLLAKASMLYPSPLVFDGIFNTLEYLKSEMLNEDENFFFSAQDADSEGVEGLYFTYTEQEFEDALGRFDTEDESLTKNLDKLKDWFGITQKGNFDSGLNVLTINHNKAQEIFTSESWDLIRNAKKALLNERKLRIPPMTDNKGIASWNFHMITALSDVMQYTQVPAIRNAASMLFNRVVEGTYKKFLETTPNGMRLRHTTTRPVGASLLEDYVLFAEAQLRIYELSGNPVFKANLKDTLGFILKEFLVDGRLKTRALRDNDMELYPNQNFTSFDQSFKSPVSTLIKLIRRASVLFSDIDMLEEIRPLMENTTQDVLKNPAGSGEGLRALSYPANAYKVIKCPKEWLQNQEFAGFICYFLPRFVFDFHEDKGQRWEICGTNECEMTGEGLDSFIETLKPNQAKGQANE, encoded by the coding sequence ATGACAGATATTGGATTTAACCGATTAAAAGATGAATCATCAACATACCTAAAGCAACACAAAGACAATCCAGTTCACTGGTATCCTTGGGGACCAGAGGCCCTTTCTCGTGCAACTGAGGAAAATAAGCCTATCTTCCTTTCAATTGGATACAGCTCTTGTCACTGGTGCCATGTAATGGCCGAAGAGTCTTTCTGTGATGAAGAAACTGCAAAATATCTAAATGAGAACTTTATCAATATTAAAGTTGATAGAGAAGAACATCCTGATATTGATAATTACTACCAGCAAGCATGTCAATTATTTACAAATGGTGGCGGCTGGCCTTTAAGTGCCTTCCTACTTCCAAACCTAAAACCGTTCTTTGTTGGAACATATTTTCCAAAAGAAGCTAAGGGTAAAGCAACTCCATTTATGGAAGTTTTAGCGGAGCTAGTTAGAGCATATAATGATGATAATGCAACTGTTACAGAGAATGCTAACAAAGCATTTGATGCAATTGAAAAAGGCTTCATTTCGCCAGAGAATGTTGATTTTCAAGGTCACTTTCCTCATCCAAACTCAGTTCTCGATGTTCTTGATAAATTTAAAGATGAAGAAAATGGTGGTTTTGGTGAAGCTCCAAAATTTCCTCAACTTGCTTTCTATGAATGGGCCATTGAGCAAATGCTTGAAGGTGTTGTAAAAAAAGAGCATGGTGAGCACATTGTTAAATCTTTAGAAAGAATGTTGATGGGTGGTGTTTACGATCAAGTACGTGGTGGTCTACACCGCTACAGTACTGACAATAAATGGACAGTTCCACATTTTGAAAAGATGCTTTATGATCAAGCTGGTCTTTTGAAGCTTCTTGCAAAAGCGAGTATGCTCTACCCTTCACCACTTGTTTTCGACGGGATCTTTAATACGCTTGAGTACCTAAAATCTGAAATGCTAAATGAAGACGAGAACTTCTTCTTCTCTGCACAGGATGCTGATAGTGAAGGCGTTGAAGGACTTTACTTTACATATACAGAACAAGAGTTTGAAGATGCTCTAGGAAGATTTGATACAGAAGATGAGTCATTAACAAAAAACCTTGATAAACTTAAAGACTGGTTTGGTATTACTCAAAAGGGTAATTTTGATTCAGGACTTAATGTTCTAACAATTAATCATAATAAAGCTCAAGAGATCTTCACAAGTGAATCATGGGATCTAATTAGAAATGCAAAGAAGGCCCTACTTAATGAAAGAAAGCTTCGCATTCCTCCTATGACAGATAATAAAGGGATCGCTAGTTGGAACTTTCACATGATCACGGCCCTATCAGATGTTATGCAATACACTCAAGTACCTGCCATTAGAAATGCAGCAAGTATGTTATTTAATCGTGTCGTCGAAGGTACTTATAAAAAGTTCTTAGAAACAACGCCAAATGGAATGCGACTACGCCATACAACAACTCGTCCAGTTGGTGCTTCACTACTAGAGGACTATGTTCTCTTTGCTGAAGCACAACTTAGAATTTATGAGCTTAGTGGAAACCCAGTCTTTAAGGCAAATCTAAAAGACACACTAGGTTTTATCTTAAAAGAGTTCTTAGTAGATGGCCGCCTTAAAACACGCGCCCTAAGAGATAATGATATGGAGCTATATCCAAATCAGAATTTTACAAGCTTTGATCAATCATTTAAGTCACCTGTTTCGACACTCATTAAGTTAATCAGACGTGCTAGTGTTCTATTTAGTGATATCGATATGCTTGAAGAGATTAGACCACTAATGGAAAATACCACACAAGATGTTCTAAAGAATCCAGCTGGCTCAGGTGAAGGGCTTAGAGCACTTAGTTATCCAGCAAATGCCTACAAGGTTATAAAGTGTCCAAAAGAGTGGCTTCAAAACCAAGAATTCGCAGGCTTTATTTGCTACTTCCTACCAAGATTTGTTTTTGACTTCCATGAAGATAAAGGACAGAGATGGGAAATTTGTGGAACTAATGAATGTGAGATGACTGGAGAAGGCCTAGATAGCTTCATTGAAACTCTAAAGCCAAACCAGGCAAAAGGCCAAGCGAATGAGTAA